In the Quercus lobata isolate SW786 chromosome 5, ValleyOak3.0 Primary Assembly, whole genome shotgun sequence genome, one interval contains:
- the LOC115989179 gene encoding (Z)-3-hexen-1-ol acetyltransferase-like — protein sequence MCLGLPLDFSLFFCYTKPTCGDNWTFVSKVEVLKKTLAEALVTYYALAGEIVPNSMGKPEILCNNRGVDFIEGFADIELQNLNLYRADETIGCKLVPKKKNDIMMAVQPSIRTRQKIDLWIGFYSFCSWGL from the exons ATGTGTCTTGGGCTTCCATTGGATTTTAGTCTCTTCTTTTGTTATACGAAGCCAACTTGTGGAGACAACTGGACATTTGTGTCAAAGGTTGAGGTTTTAAAGAAGACCTTAGCAGAAGCTTTGGTTACATACTACGCTCTTGCTGGTGAGATAGTTCCAAACTCCATGGGTAAACCTGAGATTCTTTGCAATAACCGTGGGGTAGACTTCATTGAAGGTTTTGCAGATATAGAACTTCAAAACCTCAACTTGTATAGAGCTGATGAGACCATTGGTTGCAAACTAGTACCGAAGAAGAAGAATGACATCATGATGGCTGTTCAG CCCTCCATTCGGACACGCCAGAAGATTGATTTGTGGATTGGGTTCTACAGTTTTTGTTCGTGGGGTTTGTGA